The window TGGGCACGATCCCCATCCCGCCTACTGTCAGGAGCCCGCACCATGCTGGAGCGCACGCTGCGCAAGAACTGCACGGAGGTCACCTTCGTCCTGCCCGCCGACACCCCACCCGGCCCCGTCAGCGTGGTGGGCGACTTCAACGACTGGCAGCCCGGTGCCCACTCCCTGCGGCCCCGCAAAGACGGGAGGCGGGCCGTCACGGTCGAGCTGCCGAGCAAGAGCACGCATTCCTTCCGGTACCTGGCAGCCGGGGACTACTGGTTCAACGACGAGAGCGTGGGCGACCATGACGGCCCCAACAGCCGCCTGCACACCTGATCAGCCCAACCCGGCATGACCGGGCACGGCTCGTCACGTCGAACCCGTCATTGCACGCGCCTCGTCTGCGCGAGGGTGGGGTCGGACCTGGGCGATGACGAGGGGCGTCGTCGGCAGCATCAGGGTGACACAGTGTGACCTGGAGCCGGTCGCAGGTCGCCTCCAGAGGTAGGCCGCTCGGTCAGCCGGGCGGCACCCGGTTCGAGGGACCCAGGGCCCTGGCACGCGCAGCACGGCGATCGCGGACGTCGGGAACTTCGTACCGGCCTGCTCCAGTGCGTAGCGGTCAGCCTCACCGGCAAGCATCAGCACCAGCGCTTGCACGCCGGGGTTGTGCCCGATCGGCATCAGCGTCCCAACAACCTGTGCGGGGATCTCCTGTACGACGCTCGGCAACTCGTCCGCGCTCGCCCCGTAGAGGCGTACCTCGTAGATCGTCAGCGTGCTGGCGCCGAACTCGGCCTCGGCTGCGACGAGGTACCTACGTCTGGCGGGCACGCCGGGCGGAGGAACACACGACGAGGTAGGGAACACAGCCGGCCTCGCGCAGCCAGAGGCCGGCTGCCGGGGCCCGCGCCGGCAGCGCGAGCGAGCGGACGTTCGTGGTCGGCCGGCAGCGGCCGGGCGGACATGGCGTGCCGGCAGGGGGAGGTGCGGGCGACGTGGCAGGTGGGGTGCGTTCCAAGGCGACGGTCATGGTGGAGACCTGTATCCGGGTCGGCCTCAGTTCGGCGGCCCGGCATATTGATTGCCGGAAATGACACCCGAGTTGCATCCGGTGCGCGAAGTACTCCGGTGCGGAGATCAAACGGGGTTCCGACCAGGTTGGTTTTCGCTGGGTATGAGGTTCATGCTCCGGCCTTCTGCGCGGCCGACGTGGTCAGGGCGCAGTTGACGTCGACCACGCCTTCCACGGCGCGTGCGAGACGTGCTGCCACCGGAATGAGGGATGCGTCGAGGATGCCGCCGGAGAGGGTGACCACG of the Streptomyces sp. NBC_01426 genome contains:
- a CDS encoding isoamylase early set domain-containing protein: MLERTLRKNCTEVTFVLPADTPPGPVSVVGDFNDWQPGAHSLRPRKDGRRAVTVELPSKSTHSFRYLAAGDYWFNDESVGDHDGPNSRLHT